One window from the genome of Salvia miltiorrhiza cultivar Shanhuang (shh) chromosome 7, IMPLAD_Smil_shh, whole genome shotgun sequence encodes:
- the LOC130994951 gene encoding uncharacterized protein LOC130994951, which yields MKEDPVDYVHECYTVEAYLKAYTYGLEPINGEKMWPKGVGYPVKPPLVRTMPGRPKKKRKRGQDEPDPKNPTRLRKIGGVRMTCQRCLQPGHNTRGCKNEEVKKVEKEKGKRGRPRKHPIAAPTPQDSDDARRTVARERAQARRGIGVMYCEGTGNMYLSTGTTTTFIQPRQRGRPRANSAAGSSGATGEGDQGTQESVVE from the exons ATGAAAGAGGACCCTGTTGATTATGTGCACGAGTGTTACACCGTGGAGGCCTACTTGAAAGCTTACACCTATGGGTTAGAACCCATTAACGGGGAGAAGATGTGGCCCAAGGGAGTAGGCTATCCAGTCAAGCCTCCCCTGGTTCGAACAATGCCCGGGAGGCCAAAAAAGAAACGAAAGAGAGGCCAAGATGAACCTGACCCCAAAAATCCTACAAGATTAAGAAAGATTGGGGGGGTAAGAATGACTTGTCAAAGGTGCTTGCAACCCGGCCACAACACCAGAGGATGTAAGAACGAAGAGGTGAAAAAGGTTGAAAAGGAAAAG GGAAAGAGGGGGAGGCCAAGGAAGCACCCTATAGCAGCACCTACACCTCAAGATTCTGACGATGCAAGAAGAACAGTTGCAAGGGAGAGAGCTCAAGCAAGAAGGGGGATTGGTGTTATGTACTGTGAAGGGACAGGAAACATGTATTTGTCGACTGGTACTACAACTACATTCATCCAACCAAGGCAAAGGGGGAGACCGAGGGCAAATTCTGCAGCTGGAAGTAGTGGAGCAACGGGTGAAGGAGATCAAGGAACACAAGAAAGTGTTGTCGAGTAG
- the LOC130994964 gene encoding uncharacterized protein LOC130994964: MSSTSSFSSYGSHVGVTCICKKPAKVETSRTSKNPGRLFYGCRYRECNFFQWVDEGCGYMENCSQEMNIWIGENLRLRRQLDQLSQRIHDLEAMNVGLKVKNSMIKRQAARLRLGCICLAIWLIYVLL, translated from the exons ATGTCATCTACTTCGTCGTTCTCGTCATATGGTAGCCATGTGGGAGTTACCTGCATTTGCAAGAAGCCCGCAAAGGTCGAAACTTCAAGAACCTCCAAAAATCCGGGACGACTCTTTTATGGTTGTCGATATCGCGAG TGCAATTTTTTCCAATGGGTTGATGAAGGTTGTGGGTATATGGAGAATTGCTCACAAGAGATGAacatttggattggagaaaaTCTAAGACTTCGTAGACAGCTTGACCAACTTTCACAGAGGATTCACGATTTGGAGGCAATGAATGTTGGTTTGAAGGTGAAGAACTCGATGATTAAGAGACAAGCAGCTCGGCTCCGCCTTGGCTGCATTTGTTTGGCCATTTGGCTCATCTATGTTCTTCTTTGA
- the LOC130994884 gene encoding putative F-box protein At3g52320: MPPRRRCTDGSVSDPRSDILSRESMIHIRSWPSYSRRCKKERPTRIESLPKELLFEILLRLPADHLYERARLVCRRWYHIIHSHAFVNAHTHGSTYGLLLSPLKDCALPLYVTADADGGIHTSELNHISKLGVLATCNGLVLELDDKCHHLPRLVNPATKQSFLLPPYPGGLMYCHFYSALAYSAASLAYKVIAPRTVCYFGLDVLTVGVDESWRHVEVHHLPDHVRPFFLGETPLTSEGFVHWGRGRYCATMDVETEIITLSEAPYQYHENNYKYLSTGRCVSLLVACGDLSWEVWEMKAETGQWRKALPSVDLGAEKCRIQQFAPEADRLLKPLGWVKYPQVLAFYFGASYPWKRWRRCILYNLDTHQLDSIELPQCCDCGYDGFLHKNSLIWPS, translated from the exons ATGCCTCCGCGGCGCCGCTGCACCGACGGCAGCGTTTCGGATCCCCGTTCCGACATTCTGAGTAGAGAATCG ATGATACACATTAGAAGTTGGCCTTCTTATTCCCGGAGGTGTAAAAAGGAGAGGCCAACAAGAATAGAGTCCCTCCCCAAAGAGCTATTGTTTGAAATTCTCCTCCGATTGCCGGCCGATCATCTCTACGAGAGAGCGAGGCTCGTGTGCCGGCGGTGGTACCACATTATCCATTCTCATGCCTTCGTCAACGCGCATACGCACGGTTCTACCTATGGACTCCTCCTATCACCCCTGAAGGATTGTGCTCTGCCACTTTATGTAACAGCCGATGCAGACGGTGGAATCCACACATCTGAGCTAAATCACATCTCCAAATTGGGAGTTCTTGCTACCTGCAACGGTTTAGTTCTGGAGTTGGACGACAAATGTCACCACTTGCCTCGTCTTGTGAATCCTGCAACGAAGCAGTCATTCCTCCTCCCACCGTATCCTGGAGGGCTTATGTATTGCCACTTCTACAGTGCTTTAGCATACTCTGCAGCTTCCTTGGCGTATAAAGTGATTGCACCACGCACTGTTTGCTACTTCGGTCTTGACGTGCTCACTGTTGGAGTCGATGAGTCCTGGAGGCACGTCGAGGTTCACCACCTCCCCGACCATGTCAGGCCATTTTTCCTCGGCGAGACTCCGTTGACTAGTGAAGGTTTCGTGCACTGGGGAAGGGGGAGATACTGCGCGACGATGGATGTGGAGACAGAGATCATTACACTGAGTGAAGCCCCTTATCAGTACCATGAAAACAACTATAAATATTTGTCAACTGGGAGGTGTGTGTCGCTCCTGGTTGCGTGTGGGGATCTGTCGTGGGAGGTTTGGGAGATGAAGGCAGAGACGGGCCAGTGGAGGAAGGCGCTGCCCAGCGTCGATTTGGGAGCTGAGAAATGCAGGATTCAACAGTTTGCTCCTGAAGCTGATCGACTTCTTAAGCCACTCGGTTGGGTTAAATATCCACAGGTTTTGGCGTTTTATTTTGGCGCTAGTTATCCTTGGAAGCGATGGCGGCGTTGCATTTTGTACAATCTTGATACGCATCAACTCGACTCCATAGAGCTACCACAATGCTGTGATTGTGGTTATGATGGTTTTCTGCATAAGAATAGTCTGATATGGCCAAGTTAA